In Pontiella desulfatans, one DNA window encodes the following:
- a CDS encoding ABC transporter ATP-binding protein produces the protein MSEPIIQIKNLSISLSGNEILKGVSLDIGEGVYVSIIGPNGAGKTTLVKCMAGIYREWSGSIGIGGKAFGDLGNRELARLQSYVPQAEGRTNPLTVEEFVATGRYPHLSAFTTMQKDDYEAVDKALDRAGLLPLRKRNLNTLSGGERQMAFIAAALAQDTQILLLDEPSTFLDYRHQAKVASILKSACREHGITVVAVHHDINTATSCSNQIVALKDGTIAFEGTPAETANAEVLQNIYCTEFVVAPSPHRPLPYIMSGGAI, from the coding sequence ATGAGCGAGCCCATCATCCAAATCAAGAACCTGTCGATCAGCCTTTCGGGGAATGAAATCCTGAAGGGGGTTTCGCTGGACATTGGTGAGGGCGTCTATGTCTCGATCATCGGCCCCAACGGCGCCGGAAAGACGACACTGGTCAAGTGCATGGCCGGAATCTACCGGGAATGGAGCGGCTCGATCGGCATTGGAGGGAAAGCGTTCGGCGACCTCGGCAACCGTGAATTGGCCCGGTTGCAGAGCTATGTCCCCCAGGCCGAGGGGCGAACCAATCCATTGACGGTGGAGGAGTTCGTGGCCACCGGCCGCTATCCGCACCTTTCTGCATTCACCACGATGCAAAAGGATGACTACGAGGCCGTGGACAAAGCGCTCGACCGCGCCGGACTCCTGCCGTTGCGCAAACGCAATCTCAATACGCTCAGCGGCGGCGAACGGCAGATGGCTTTCATTGCCGCCGCACTAGCGCAGGACACCCAGATCCTCCTGCTCGACGAACCCTCGACGTTTCTCGACTACCGCCACCAGGCCAAGGTGGCATCCATTTTAAAATCGGCCTGCCGCGAACACGGCATCACGGTGGTCGCCGTCCATCACGACATCAACACCGCCACATCCTGCAGCAACCAAATCGTTGCCCTCAAAGACGGTACCATCGCGTTCGAAGGAACCCCTGCCGAAACGGCAAACGCCGAAGTGCTTCAAAACATATACTGCACTGAATTCGTAGTCGCCCCTTCCCCCCATCGCCCCCTTCCGTACATCATGTCCGGAGGTGCGATTTGA
- a CDS encoding ABC transporter substrate-binding protein: MAPDITETVHALGLGDKLMGATTYCTYPDAAKTVPRVGGFGQFNFEAIVTLKPDLVILHEGYENEKSRLDGLGIRYLATKTRSVADITESIRKVGMACGAEAEVEKRIGEINARIAGYRKTSGDAPRVLITFGGDASSIDQIHAFGTECLHNELLEIAGGKNVVEGHLPFSTLSKEAAIRLNPDIIIQLAPGTEAPADPTKAWQGMAGINAVKNHRIHVLTGDHTCIPGPRFIQTLDDFAEIIRQND; encoded by the coding sequence TTGGCGCCCGACATCACAGAAACCGTCCATGCCCTGGGGTTGGGCGACAAGCTGATGGGGGCAACGACCTATTGCACCTATCCGGATGCCGCAAAAACGGTTCCGCGCGTCGGTGGGTTCGGACAGTTCAACTTCGAGGCAATCGTTACGCTCAAACCGGATCTGGTCATCCTTCACGAAGGATATGAAAACGAGAAGAGCCGGCTTGATGGCCTTGGCATTCGCTACCTTGCCACGAAAACGCGCTCGGTGGCGGACATCACCGAATCCATCCGCAAGGTCGGCATGGCTTGCGGAGCGGAAGCGGAAGTAGAAAAACGGATCGGTGAAATCAATGCCCGGATTGCGGGATACCGGAAAACGTCCGGCGATGCCCCACGCGTCCTCATCACCTTTGGCGGCGATGCAAGCAGCATCGACCAGATCCACGCGTTTGGGACAGAATGCCTTCACAATGAGCTGCTCGAAATCGCCGGCGGAAAAAACGTGGTGGAAGGCCACCTCCCGTTCTCAACGCTTTCCAAGGAAGCCGCCATCCGGCTCAACCCCGACATCATCATCCAGCTCGCCCCCGGCACCGAGGCCCCCGCCGACCCAACCAAGGCCTGGCAAGGCATGGCCGGAATCAACGCCGTGAAGAACCACCGCATCCACGTCCTCACCGGCGACCACACCTGCATTCCCGGCCCCCGCTTCATCCAAACCCTCGACGACTTCGCGGAAATCATCCGACAAAATGATTAA
- a CDS encoding energy transducer TonB: MQTGKTIANLPLLIGGILSVAIHGLALYSNGLYTPPVPQMETGRTVVHLTLAPSVATQAAPPEPEPEKPPEPKEPEPVIPDPTPVPVPVPVSEPIPEPAAPLEPVEKTIPEPVPVEEPALQESVEQIASMQEDKGVITQAQPMSGISATYPRTSQRRGEEGTVVLSIEVLSTGKAGKVEVVESSGFRRLDDAAVHAAKKATYAPAKQFGRHIDSKLIQPLIFDLTEK; this comes from the coding sequence ATGCAAACAGGAAAAACCATAGCGAACCTTCCGCTACTCATTGGTGGCATCCTGTCGGTCGCGATCCACGGGTTGGCCCTATACAGCAACGGGCTCTACACCCCGCCGGTTCCGCAAATGGAAACGGGGCGGACGGTCGTGCACCTGACGCTGGCGCCTTCGGTCGCCACCCAGGCCGCACCTCCCGAACCAGAGCCTGAAAAGCCACCGGAACCGAAGGAACCCGAGCCGGTCATTCCCGACCCCACTCCAGTCCCCGTCCCCGTTCCTGTTTCCGAGCCGATCCCGGAACCTGCGGCACCGTTGGAACCCGTTGAAAAAACCATTCCCGAACCGGTGCCCGTTGAAGAGCCCGCCCTGCAGGAATCGGTGGAGCAGATTGCGAGCATGCAGGAAGACAAAGGGGTGATTACGCAGGCCCAACCCATGTCCGGAATCAGCGCCACCTACCCCCGCACCTCCCAGCGCCGCGGCGAAGAAGGCACCGTGGTTCTTTCCATCGAAGTCCTTTCCACCGGAAAAGCCGGAAAGGTGGAGGTGGTGGAGTCCAGCGGCTTCCGGCGACTCGACGACGCGGCGGTCCATGCCGCCAAAAAGGCCACCTATGCTCCCGCCAAACAATTTGGCCGCCATATCGATTCCAAGCTGATACAACCCCTGATCTTCGACCTGACCGAAAAATAA
- a CDS encoding ExbD/TolR family protein — MRLSSGYEAKKARVEMLPLIDVVFLLLVFFIYAMVSMVVHRGLKVELPSAGSATMEKNDYISISINAENQLYLNSEPTVIEGLAEQVLKLRGGETKPVFIEGDTKADLGLAIELLDDLKGAGIEEVSFSCKQEKP, encoded by the coding sequence ATGCGGCTAAGCTCGGGATACGAGGCGAAGAAGGCGCGGGTGGAGATGCTGCCGTTGATCGACGTGGTGTTTCTGCTGCTCGTCTTCTTTATCTACGCCATGGTCTCGATGGTCGTCCACCGCGGCCTGAAGGTAGAGCTGCCGAGCGCCGGTAGCGCAACCATGGAGAAGAATGACTATATCTCCATCTCCATCAACGCCGAAAACCAGCTTTACCTGAATTCCGAACCCACCGTCATTGAGGGTTTAGCCGAACAAGTGCTGAAACTTCGCGGCGGAGAAACCAAGCCTGTCTTCATCGAAGGCGACACCAAAGCCGACCTGGGATTGGCCATTGAACTACTTGACGACCTCAAGGGTGCGGGCATTGAGGAAGTGTCCTTTTCATGCAAACAGGAAAAACCATAG
- a CDS encoding MotA/TolQ/ExbB proton channel family protein: MYGLMIKGGVIMWPLLACSVVALAIIFERLVFWLLVLKNKNQALINRIFTLTEEGEFDTAIQEAEGTQCLVCRILSSGLAHRNYGLAQSLEAAALHEIEKMKHRLSVLDTIITAAPLLGILGTVSGIIVSFDLLGDAGIEDPKAVTGGIAQALITTATGLSIAIVTLLPYNALTRKVEKVTRHIEQLVTCYEVTVQKGMEKCG; this comes from the coding sequence ATGTACGGATTAATGATAAAGGGTGGCGTGATCATGTGGCCATTGCTGGCCTGCTCGGTCGTTGCGCTGGCCATCATCTTCGAACGGCTCGTCTTCTGGCTGCTGGTTTTGAAGAACAAGAACCAGGCGTTGATCAACCGCATCTTCACGCTTACCGAAGAGGGTGAGTTCGATACGGCGATCCAGGAGGCCGAAGGAACCCAATGCCTGGTTTGCCGCATCCTTTCCAGTGGCCTTGCCCACCGCAACTATGGCCTGGCGCAGTCGCTGGAAGCCGCGGCCCTGCATGAAATCGAAAAGATGAAGCACCGGCTCTCCGTGCTCGACACCATCATCACCGCCGCCCCCCTGCTCGGCATCCTGGGCACGGTGTCGGGAATCATTGTTTCATTCGACCTGCTGGGCGATGCCGGCATCGAGGATCCCAAAGCCGTCACCGGTGGCATTGCGCAGGCACTGATCACCACGGCCACCGGACTCTCGATTGCGATCGTCACCCTGCTCCCCTACAACGCCCTGACGCGCAAGGTGGAAAAGGTCACGCGCCACATCGAGCAGCTCGTCACCTGCTACGAAGTCACCGTCCAGAAAGGGATGGAGAAATGCGGCTAA
- a CDS encoding DUF4465 domain-containing protein, with translation MKNVLVVAAVAALLGSASADVVVDFDALWTTGNNTYDMPSTFGALAWENQGIQFMRTRTDWGGGWSSWDGTTFSSVNNPLVGGSGNQYAVSGSGLDVSGAGSYGVFFEPWSGGTSVVLPVATEVKGFYANNTAYAADTILNGDGFARAFSTASNDLFSLTIEGFDSVGSSVGIVDFNLADYTGVTGEIVDEWTWVDLSSLGGDVKSLQFNMSSTEGNTPNYFAMDELTVAAIPEPGTVTLMLLGFGGMVWFRKKRTYFLR, from the coding sequence ATGAAAAACGTGTTGGTTGTTGCCGCGGTGGCGGCACTGTTGGGCAGTGCTTCGGCGGATGTGGTTGTTGATTTCGATGCATTGTGGACGACGGGCAACAATACCTACGATATGCCTTCGACCTTTGGGGCGCTGGCTTGGGAGAACCAGGGGATCCAGTTCATGAGGACGCGCACCGATTGGGGGGGCGGTTGGTCGAGCTGGGATGGTACGACCTTTTCGAGTGTGAATAATCCTTTGGTAGGTGGTTCGGGAAACCAGTATGCTGTTTCGGGAAGCGGTTTGGATGTCAGCGGCGCGGGTTCCTACGGTGTATTCTTCGAGCCATGGTCGGGCGGGACTTCCGTTGTTCTTCCTGTTGCCACCGAGGTCAAGGGGTTCTATGCGAACAACACCGCCTATGCGGCCGATACCATTCTTAATGGCGATGGCTTTGCCCGTGCATTCTCCACCGCCAGCAACGATCTCTTCAGCCTGACGATCGAAGGATTCGATTCCGTTGGTTCCAGTGTTGGCATCGTTGATTTCAACTTGGCCGACTATACCGGCGTTACCGGTGAGATTGTCGATGAATGGACATGGGTGGATCTCTCTTCCCTGGGAGGCGATGTGAAGTCGCTCCAGTTTAACATGTCTTCCACCGAGGGCAACACGCCGAACTATTTCGCGATGGACGAACTGACGGTGGCCGCCATTCCGGAACCCGGTACGGTCACGCTCATGCTGCTCGGTTTTGGCGGCATGGTCTGGTTCCGTAAAAAACGCACCTACTTCCTGCGTTAG
- a CDS encoding TonB-dependent receptor: MSIRLQIAALLVAVVPVFAGTNRAIVVSASRLDSLSADVLDVASDVTVIDRESIERSQSQSVPDLLRQKANVRFRSTTGKSMGGELAMRGFGENSGLRVLVIVDGHKMNRPDMGGIDWQQLPLDDIESIEVLRGGHGVLYGNHAVSGVVKITTRKGGEPSGFVKATLGGFGYEEYSARVSGAAGAFFGDVGVNDQRDEGYRENSLSWSKNANASIGVDFGEADSLVFRLAGGQNHVQFPGPLSYEQYLEDPMQSANDGTEYSDTDNARITALWDGGREWGDLQLEAGLNWRDTDWRLATRNGQNEQLGFSSTPIVKFGGDDTFVSLGLELRYDMLDFIGQEGSTVNTAEMARVTTGPFVWAEKDLTDSFTLSGGARYEYAWTEGKNVEYTTASVEEFLQNPWGILIPNPDYPASPELNEEASFEGDVEKDGWAADLALNWRPVDEYGFWIGYDRVYRYPALDETASYQGYPLADPLNKNLDPETGNNIEVGTKYISAPWTASASLFCLMMEDEIGYDEVENLNMNIGDTLRYGSDLFVGYDSGWFGASVGAELVRAEFDGGEHDGGTVPLVPKAHASTAAWLEPAEGFRLTGMYTWQSSQYQGGDFDNELPKLDAYGLLGLRIDYVMGKRFSVFAKIDNLLDKQYVDSAYYGGYYPGSGRAAYGGIKVGF; encoded by the coding sequence ATGTCGATCCGGTTGCAGATAGCCGCTCTGTTGGTTGCTGTGGTTCCCGTTTTCGCGGGAACCAACAGGGCCATTGTGGTGTCTGCATCGCGGCTGGATTCGCTTTCGGCCGATGTACTTGATGTTGCTTCCGATGTAACCGTGATCGACCGCGAGAGCATCGAGCGCTCCCAGTCGCAGAGCGTGCCCGACCTCCTGCGCCAAAAGGCCAATGTCCGCTTCCGCTCGACGACAGGCAAGAGCATGGGCGGCGAGCTGGCCATGCGGGGGTTTGGCGAGAACAGCGGGCTGCGGGTGCTGGTGATTGTGGATGGCCACAAGATGAACCGCCCCGACATGGGCGGAATTGATTGGCAGCAACTCCCACTTGACGACATTGAGTCGATCGAGGTGCTACGCGGTGGGCATGGTGTGCTCTACGGCAACCATGCCGTTTCCGGCGTGGTGAAGATCACCACCCGCAAGGGCGGCGAGCCTTCCGGATTCGTGAAGGCTACGCTTGGTGGTTTCGGCTACGAGGAATACAGCGCTCGCGTTTCCGGGGCCGCCGGGGCTTTCTTCGGAGACGTTGGCGTGAACGATCAGCGCGACGAAGGCTATCGCGAGAATTCGCTTTCCTGGAGCAAGAATGCCAATGCCAGCATCGGCGTTGATTTCGGGGAGGCCGACTCCCTGGTGTTCCGGTTGGCCGGTGGGCAAAACCATGTCCAGTTTCCCGGGCCGTTGAGCTATGAGCAATATCTGGAAGACCCGATGCAATCCGCCAACGATGGAACGGAATATTCGGATACGGACAATGCGCGGATCACCGCCCTATGGGATGGTGGCCGCGAGTGGGGCGATCTGCAGCTTGAGGCGGGCTTGAACTGGCGCGATACCGATTGGAGACTGGCAACCCGTAATGGGCAGAACGAGCAACTAGGTTTTTCCTCCACGCCCATCGTGAAATTCGGCGGCGACGATACCTTTGTTTCGCTGGGTCTCGAGCTGCGCTACGACATGCTCGACTTTATCGGCCAGGAAGGCTCGACCGTCAATACGGCGGAGATGGCGCGCGTAACAACAGGCCCCTTTGTCTGGGCGGAAAAGGATCTCACCGACTCGTTTACGCTCAGCGGCGGAGCTCGCTATGAGTATGCTTGGACGGAAGGGAAGAATGTCGAATATACGACCGCTTCAGTGGAAGAGTTTCTTCAAAATCCATGGGGGATTCTGATTCCGAATCCCGACTATCCGGCAAGTCCGGAGCTAAACGAAGAGGCATCGTTTGAAGGCGATGTGGAAAAAGATGGCTGGGCGGCCGATCTTGCGCTCAATTGGAGACCGGTGGACGAATATGGTTTCTGGATCGGCTATGACCGGGTCTACCGCTATCCGGCGCTCGATGAAACAGCATCCTATCAAGGCTATCCGTTGGCGGATCCCTTGAACAAGAATCTCGATCCCGAAACCGGCAACAACATCGAAGTTGGCACAAAGTACATATCGGCCCCTTGGACTGCATCCGCTTCGCTATTCTGCCTCATGATGGAGGACGAGATTGGGTACGACGAGGTCGAAAACCTGAACATGAATATCGGTGACACGCTTCGCTACGGTTCGGATCTTTTCGTTGGGTATGATTCCGGGTGGTTCGGTGCCTCGGTGGGCGCGGAGCTGGTGCGGGCCGAATTCGACGGCGGAGAGCACGATGGCGGCACCGTCCCCTTGGTTCCGAAGGCGCATGCCAGCACGGCGGCCTGGCTGGAACCGGCCGAGGGGTTTCGCTTAACCGGAATGTATACCTGGCAGTCCAGTCAGTACCAAGGCGGTGATTTCGATAATGAGCTCCCCAAGCTCGACGCCTACGGCCTGCTTGGCCTGCGGATCGATTATGTGATGGGGAAGCGCTTCTCCGTCTTTGCAAAAATAGACAACCTGCTGGATAAGCAGTATGTCGACAGCGCCTACTACGGCGGCTACTATCCTGGTTCCGGGCGCGCCGCGTATGGCGGGATAAAGGTTGGGTTTTGA
- a CDS encoding PaaX family transcriptional regulator C-terminal domain-containing protein: MKWEPFHHPDLSLPVVRRKVGQELATLLKDTGAMILSKGASDFYGHCYPNQEAFRKSIARLRKQGLVVTPHTDGTMPGLELTPEGEARLPAYYKPDKLWSKPWNHWWYVLVFDIPEKDRDYRNKLRAFLKTLRMGCLQQSVWITPRDIRPEYDDLDHAAAVDSIAHLFESKTVLGHGNQSVVLEAWDFDALQEIQNHYLAYAEKNLSLLEGNRFSPAELMQLLRMDNLAYSQAMTNDPLLPNELLPESYTGKQVFARHQALGKRIAEQIEPH, encoded by the coding sequence ATGAAATGGGAACCCTTCCACCACCCCGACCTCTCATTGCCTGTCGTCCGCCGCAAAGTCGGGCAGGAACTTGCCACGCTGCTGAAAGACACAGGAGCCATGATCCTGAGCAAGGGGGCCAGCGACTTCTACGGACACTGCTATCCAAACCAAGAAGCATTCCGGAAATCGATAGCCCGCTTGCGCAAACAAGGGCTTGTCGTTACGCCCCACACCGACGGAACGATGCCGGGGCTGGAGCTGACCCCCGAAGGGGAGGCCCGCCTGCCGGCCTATTACAAGCCGGACAAGTTGTGGTCTAAACCGTGGAACCATTGGTGGTATGTGCTCGTATTCGACATTCCGGAAAAGGATCGGGACTATCGCAACAAACTGCGGGCCTTTCTGAAGACGCTGCGCATGGGATGCCTCCAGCAAAGCGTTTGGATCACACCGCGCGATATTCGTCCGGAATACGACGACCTTGACCATGCAGCCGCAGTCGACAGCATTGCCCATCTATTCGAATCCAAAACCGTACTGGGCCACGGAAACCAATCGGTCGTATTGGAAGCCTGGGATTTCGACGCCCTGCAGGAAATCCAGAACCACTATCTGGCCTACGCCGAAAAAAACCTAAGCCTGCTGGAAGGCAACCGGTTTTCGCCGGCGGAACTGATGCAACTGCTACGCATGGACAACCTGGCTTATTCGCAAGCCATGACCAATGATCCACTCCTGCCCAACGAACTGCTCCCGGAAAGCTACACCGGCAAACAGGTATTTGCCCGGCACCAAGCCCTTGGCAAAAGAATCGCAGAGCAGATCGAACCCCACTAG
- a CDS encoding LacI family DNA-binding transcriptional regulator → MAVSQKQIAERLGVSIALVSRVLSGKAREVGIADATVERVMKVAEEMGYVPSAAALTLKGKASRTIGVVVYDFRDPFFGAIIEQLQAQAHEQDYSLVLAGFKGRHPESSDLAPLHKHAIDGLVVIGSADRSEWLAGFGKMPVARIGHCGAGEEASLRIGIDEEDAALQLLEHLWAKGCRHCAFIGSNLFSHSLRYQSLEKVAESLGMGVENHVWTSDGFEAGLQATRNVLSGNAGELALVCATDVIAMGALHALHNAGASLAVTGFDDIPAAAQFIPPITTMRQPIREMAKRAFDAVVAPSEAGEVLLKGKLVVRSSS, encoded by the coding sequence ATGGCGGTGAGTCAAAAACAGATTGCGGAGCGTTTGGGGGTTTCGATTGCGCTGGTTTCGCGGGTGCTTTCGGGCAAGGCGCGGGAGGTGGGCATTGCGGATGCGACGGTCGAGCGGGTGATGAAGGTGGCCGAGGAAATGGGCTATGTGCCAAGTGCGGCGGCACTGACGCTGAAGGGCAAGGCCTCGCGTACGATCGGGGTGGTGGTCTACGATTTCCGCGATCCTTTCTTCGGGGCGATCATCGAACAACTGCAGGCGCAGGCGCATGAGCAGGACTATTCCCTGGTGCTGGCCGGATTCAAGGGTCGCCATCCTGAAAGCTCCGACCTCGCGCCGCTGCACAAGCATGCCATCGATGGCCTGGTTGTGATTGGTTCGGCCGACCGTTCGGAGTGGTTGGCCGGTTTCGGCAAGATGCCGGTGGCTCGCATTGGCCATTGCGGGGCGGGCGAGGAGGCCAGCCTGCGCATTGGTATCGACGAAGAGGATGCCGCGCTCCAGTTGCTGGAACATCTCTGGGCCAAGGGGTGCCGGCATTGCGCATTCATTGGTTCGAACTTGTTCAGCCATTCCTTGCGCTACCAGTCGTTGGAAAAGGTTGCCGAGAGTTTGGGCATGGGCGTTGAAAACCATGTTTGGACCTCGGATGGTTTCGAGGCGGGATTGCAGGCAACCCGGAACGTGCTCTCGGGGAACGCCGGTGAATTGGCGCTGGTTTGCGCCACCGATGTGATTGCGATGGGGGCGTTGCATGCCTTGCACAACGCTGGAGCGTCGCTGGCGGTTACGGGTTTCGACGATATTCCCGCGGCCGCGCAGTTCATTCCGCCGATCACAACGATGCGGCAGCCGATCCGGGAGATGGCGAAGCGGGCATTCGATGCCGTGGTTGCGCCCAGCGAGGCGGGCGAGGTTCTGTTAAAAGGCAAACTGGTGGTCAGGAGTTCATCATGA
- a CDS encoding glycerate kinase, whose amino-acid sequence MKIVVAPDSYKGNMRSAKVCEIIKSAILMEIPEAEVLAFPMADGGEGTVDAMVAATGGSLHALEVCGPLGDPVEAHYGLLPDGTAVMEMASASGIELLSVDRLNPMEATSFGTGQVLKHLLEQGHASIVMGIGGSATVDGGTGMAQALGYRLLDAAGNEIGERGGQVLSRIARFDSSLVLPGLADAKIRVACDVTNPLTGPNGAAAVFGPQKGATPGMVGQLDAGLSNLCKVAGVGGAPGDGAAGGLGYGLRVFCNAGIVPGANLVAETVGLPAALVGADLLITGEGRTDGQTASGKLCSVLAAMARGRGAKTLLVSGALQGEMEPFLEVFDFSFSISAGHVSLEECMAHAPDDLAFVIRNVMRIMYK is encoded by the coding sequence ATGAAAATTGTGGTTGCGCCCGATTCATACAAGGGCAACATGCGCAGCGCGAAGGTGTGCGAAATCATCAAAAGCGCCATCCTCATGGAGATTCCGGAGGCCGAGGTGCTGGCCTTCCCGATGGCCGATGGTGGCGAGGGTACCGTTGATGCCATGGTTGCCGCGACCGGCGGAAGCCTCCATGCCTTGGAGGTTTGCGGGCCGCTGGGCGATCCGGTCGAGGCGCACTATGGCCTGTTGCCCGATGGCACGGCCGTCATGGAAATGGCCTCCGCTTCCGGGATCGAGCTCCTGTCGGTCGACCGGCTCAACCCGATGGAGGCAACCAGCTTCGGTACGGGGCAAGTGCTGAAGCATCTGCTGGAGCAAGGGCATGCCTCCATCGTTATGGGGATTGGCGGGAGCGCCACGGTGGATGGCGGAACCGGCATGGCGCAGGCGCTGGGCTACCGCTTGCTCGATGCGGCCGGGAATGAAATCGGGGAGCGCGGAGGCCAGGTTCTTTCGCGCATTGCGCGCTTCGATTCCTCGCTCGTTCTTCCGGGACTGGCCGACGCGAAGATCCGGGTGGCGTGCGATGTGACGAATCCCCTAACGGGCCCCAACGGGGCGGCGGCGGTTTTCGGCCCCCAGAAGGGGGCGACACCGGGGATGGTTGGCCAGCTCGATGCCGGATTGTCTAATTTGTGCAAGGTTGCCGGGGTGGGGGGAGCGCCGGGCGACGGCGCGGCCGGAGGGCTGGGCTATGGCCTCCGCGTATTCTGCAACGCCGGGATTGTTCCGGGCGCCAACCTGGTGGCGGAGACCGTTGGTTTGCCGGCGGCCCTCGTGGGGGCGGACCTGCTGATTACCGGGGAGGGGCGCACGGATGGTCAAACGGCTTCGGGCAAGCTATGCTCGGTGCTGGCGGCCATGGCGCGTGGGCGCGGCGCAAAAACCCTGCTGGTTTCCGGCGCCTTGCAGGGGGAAATGGAACCGTTTCTTGAGGTTTTCGATTTTTCCTTCAGCATTTCCGCCGGGCATGTTTCGCTGGAGGAATGCATGGCCCATGCCCCGGACGACCTCGCCTTTGTGATCAGGAACGTGATGCGGATTATGTACAAGTAG
- a CDS encoding Gfo/Idh/MocA family protein encodes MMMNSKKNSLSRRNLLRSTGVAAAAVAAPTVIPSSALGFGGFTAPSNRITLGMVGFGLMMKGHFSNMLGRKEVQILAVCDVDTKKREEAKGKVDSKYGNNDCACYNEHEKIMERRDIDACFVITPDHWHVPISMDAIRSGKDVYVEKPMSLTIREGRMLSDACRRHGAILQVGSQQRSEYSFGKAVEMVRNGWIGKVHTVYARLGRFPDGKVLPEEEIPEGFDYDRWLGSTPWYPYNKNRVLGNYGGGWRSYWEYGSRKNGDWGAHHYDIIQWALGMDHSGPEFFFPIGYNGSTSQGYKYKNGPTIYRDSKDAKMGSMIEFHGENGSIGVGRSGDLKSIPGELKNKPLAPSEIHLQATMSHHQNFLDGIRTRKRTIADVEIGHRTASICHLSAISERLKRPINWNPATEEIVGDAEASKWLDRPRRAPYTL; translated from the coding sequence ATGATGATGAACTCGAAGAAGAACTCCCTATCGCGCAGGAACCTGCTGCGAAGCACGGGCGTTGCGGCGGCAGCCGTTGCGGCGCCCACCGTAATTCCCTCCAGCGCCCTGGGTTTTGGCGGGTTCACCGCCCCGAGCAACCGGATCACGTTGGGCATGGTCGGATTTGGCCTGATGATGAAGGGCCATTTCAGCAATATGCTGGGCCGAAAGGAAGTGCAGATCCTGGCGGTGTGCGATGTCGATACGAAGAAGCGCGAAGAGGCCAAGGGCAAGGTGGACTCCAAGTATGGCAACAACGACTGCGCCTGCTACAACGAACATGAGAAAATCATGGAGCGCAGGGATATCGACGCCTGCTTCGTGATTACCCCGGACCACTGGCATGTGCCGATCTCGATGGATGCGATCCGCTCCGGCAAGGATGTCTATGTGGAGAAACCCATGAGCCTGACGATCCGGGAGGGGCGGATGTTGTCCGATGCCTGCCGGCGCCATGGCGCGATCCTGCAGGTGGGTAGCCAGCAGCGATCCGAATACTCGTTTGGCAAGGCCGTCGAGATGGTGCGCAACGGCTGGATCGGCAAGGTGCACACCGTCTACGCCCGGCTCGGGCGCTTCCCGGACGGCAAGGTGCTGCCCGAGGAAGAGATTCCGGAAGGTTTCGACTATGACCGTTGGTTGGGATCGACGCCTTGGTATCCCTATAACAAGAATCGCGTTCTAGGAAACTATGGCGGCGGTTGGCGCTCCTATTGGGAATACGGTTCCAGAAAGAACGGCGACTGGGGGGCCCACCACTACGACATCATCCAGTGGGCGCTGGGCATGGATCATTCCGGCCCCGAGTTCTTTTTCCCGATCGGCTACAATGGTTCCACCAGCCAGGGCTACAAATACAAGAACGGCCCCACCATCTACCGCGATTCCAAGGATGCCAAAATGGGTTCAATGATCGAGTTCCATGGCGAGAACGGTTCGATCGGGGTTGGCCGCAGCGGAGATCTGAAGTCGATTCCCGGCGAGCTGAAGAACAAGCCGCTGGCGCCTTCGGAAATCCACCTGCAGGCGACCATGAGCCACCATCAAAACTTCCTCGATGGCATCCGTACCCGCAAGCGCACGATTGCCGATGTGGAGATCGGCCACCGCACGGCGAGCATTTGCCACCTGAGCGCCATCTCCGAACGGCTGAAACGGCCGATCAACTGGAACCCCGCAACGGAAGAGATCGTCGGCGATGCCGAGGCCTCCAAGTGGCTCGACCGCCCGCGCCGCGCGCCCTACACCCTTTAG